Below is a genomic region from Eupeodes corollae chromosome 1, idEupCoro1.1, whole genome shotgun sequence.
tcctccgctgccgtctggataaggagaggtgccttagtgaaaataCCTCTCCCCCCTTTCTCggttgctgcccccaacaactttccactggggttggaatcCAATCTACAGTTGAGGTATTAGGCGCTCAATGTTCACCACGAGGAGATGAGAGTAGGgattgatagacagaggtgagttttgataaaaacctgtggacgcttgtgtcctcttgaatgcacatgtctaccatttgaacatctcaAAATTAAACCTACTTAAGTTGAATTCTAGTTTGCTGTTATAAGATAGCAATTGAGGTGAAcccatatttaaattaagagcTATGTATAATGAAGGATGATGGCGATcttcatccacaattttgacagCAGAAGAAATCACAGCTGCTTCAGAGCATATGGTTTCGGAGAAAAATACCAGAACGTACGAGTAGAAGTTTTCGTCgtcaatttgaatccaattgaGATTGGGTAAAGTAAAATCACTAAAAACAGGTACTTCGTCTTCAGGTtccaaaaggatataaatacttTCTATACAGTTGTTCAGTTTTTCATAAACCGCGTTTTTGGAGCTTGGTGGTTAATGTGctaatacaataaataattgtCCTGTcgccattttaattttcaagcatAGTATTTCGATGTCTGTTGATCGAAAGTCGTCAATCAATTAACCAGTGAAAGTATTCTTGACAGCGACAAGAATTCTGCCACCAACAGCGTTTGAATCGTCTGAGTTATTACGCTCACATCTAAAGAATTGATAGGAGGAGTCAAAAAGCTACGAGTCCGAAATAGAGTTGTTGAGCCATGTTTCCGTCAATATTATGATATTATCGTGAGGaagattgttaatgtttttgtaaaccatGTTGGTCATTGTGCGAAGTCCATTTACGTTTTGGTAGTagattaatagttttttaagcTGCTTTGACGGTGGTTCATCGTTGTCCGTTGCTGACGAAAAGGGTTCTTCGAATTATTCATAAATTCATGAACTATTACTCTTTTAGGCCAAaacaatttgtaatttaaaacatgctcctcttaaataaaatacaattttctgatTAAATTCAACTTATAGGAAATCAATTTAACACAAAAGATAACCATTTTAAATGTTCTCTTTCAAGATATCAAATCgttgaagaaaatcaatttttccatgTTTGATCCCAAGCTAAAGAGTTGTTGATTTTGCTCCTAAAAATACTTTACTTAACTGTTTTCAgtgataaaagtatttttaaatttcaaaatttaagcttaATCGTTGCAATTTCCTTAAATTATTGattccaataaaaataatacaaaatgacTGAATGCATTCAATACAGaaccataaaaaaataaatataattttttattaaatgaatattCAAAGTGGATCTacacttttaaatatatttgtgaatttttcgtaaatttttattatttgttgtactaaattgataaattattgaaaataaaatatttacacactgaatgcattcattttaaGTTACTGTTTGTGACAGCTAGGGAGAAGCTTAATTTATAATTCTGAGTGTTAAAATTATCAGTTCAGCGCAAAATGACTAAACGTCAAAATCCATCTTATTTGAGTGGAACAGCATTGCCAGATTGTACGATGTATAAATGAAAtgatatctttacaaaaataaattgtgtgtcaaaaaatagaaaaagaaaactgcagtttaattcaaaagtatttacaatGTGTCAGTGACAGTGACAggtaaaaacacatttaatcattattatttttaaactggaACACCTTAAAAGAGAGGGTCAAacgaatttaaatcatttacttTGTCGTTACGATAACAAATTACATTCCAAATTGACAGCACTACCTAGTACAATGCAATCAGATAAAATACATACCACAAAAAGTATctaaacgaataaaaaataaaacaaattcaattaatattcAGACCATAAAGTCTGTGTACCTATAACAGAACAACATATAACTCGAAGTGATTTGTTATAATCTTTTTCAATTGATCAAAACTAGGTACCAATGCAATTAATTCTTCAAATTGTCATagcgtttgtttttattaatacttGGTACTGACATATTGACAGGCGGCtacttttgatagattttatttcaaataaaagccGCACTTTTTcttaagctaattttgtttttgtttttattatttttcttctctaCAAAAATGTGGTATAGTTAaagttaaattgaataaaaaagggtaaaagtAATGGCTACGCACAGTGCATATAAAAATTCTAtgtattcttattttaaatttaatttgaacttaATCCAATCTATTGTATATGAATTACAAGATATCTTGTcttattctatgtttttttgatgtttcatcaaattgcatttttgtttattggtaTTCTGAGTCACCTTTCGCAAAATGTACAAATGCCAAAACTGTATCTGCCAGATAAAGTGCTCCTTCTATGACACAAAGTGATCCCATAGCAATACCAACTTGACGTTCAGATGCAACATACAAAAATCCTTGATCTGACATATATCCCTTCCAGTAGTGAAGTGCAGTACCACCAACTGCAATCCACATAAATGTTCCAACAACATTCATTATTGTGTCGGATAATTCACtgcaaataaacaattttaagtaaatactttatttttcctCGCGTttggttatttaaattttattaccgCTTGTGTTTGGTTGTACCAAATGAATAGGCAATCAAATGAACGGCTGTGTAAATAAAGAATCCAACAAAAACACCAGATGCCACAATTTCACAATCTGGACTCTTTTCTTCATTGAGGTTCCATGTTCCACCAATACCCAAGAATTCACCACCATCTCCGATTCTATATAAAATAATGATGATCAGGTTCAAGACCTATGaagattatacaaaaataaacaaattattaaggGGAAGaaagagaaaattcaaaatgcgATGTTTTATccgaaaaagttttctttttgctcTATTTTCGATTGCTTGTTGTTCTCTTTGAACTGGATAAGCGTCAAatgttatttgaaatatatgtttttaatagaaaatgcagttttgatttttgtcttgAGAGAAGGAAATAGcttgtgtttattttaaagaattagaaaaatgtttttcaattgtagtatttttctcttttcaaattgttcattgatgaatttttaaatgaaaattgttattttattttatttgattgtgaaattttattaaaaaaatcttgtttttcgTCTTCCTTGTTATTCTATGTTATACCAAGAAATTAAAtcctttaatatttcaatttaagaaGTGCTATTTTTTGACATGCGATGttttatactaatttttaaaatattcctaaaagatcttttttGAAGTGCTTTAAATGATTTATTCGGGTGCATGCTTAACTACTTATGGACACATGCCATGTTTTATCCTTGTTcccaaaatattcttaaaagatCATCTTTGAAgtgcttcaaataatttatccGGGTAAATATTTGACTACgtattaacatttttgtgtgaattttatttattaaagcaaGTTTCGTTCATTCTACTATGTCTTGtcctaattaaaaatacatgttttaaatataaaacgcaGATCATAATATTTGAAAGAgaattaaataatgtttgtttattctagcaaattatgaaaaaagttGTTCCAAATATACTTCTTAATGATTTTAATGACTTCGTTGAGTCATTTCAAAATAGTTGttgacaaaattttacattCGATTTGAAAATAGTAATAAGAAATCGTAGAATAAAGTTTGTAGCTTATATAAAGGAAACACTTATTTCCCgtatttcaaaatgttctaTGTTTTATCCGTTAACATATTTGACCATGTTTTACCACATTTATGAAGTTTTGATGTATGAAAGTAAATATTGTTAATGGTATGTTTAATCTGAACTTCTAAAAATGCACTAAAAGACTATGTCTTCTATGTTTCTATAAATATTGGtgtttattgttataaaaatggttgtttttaattaaaatacaattttggatGCACTTTAGCCATTATatatcaattttcaaatattcttttgaatacatgcaaaaaaaatggaaacatttatttcaaatcgtTCTATGTTTTATCCAGGTACATATTTGGCTATTTGCACCACGTTTGTATgattttgatgtaaaaaaaaaaacaaaattttgtcatGCTATGTTTTATCCAAACTctaaaaattgtacttaaataccgtatttcaatgtttttataaaagtcgCTTTCCACAATtactatcaaaaaatgtttgttactgttttttggtaaaactaaattttacacACGCTATAACCGACAAAACATAACTCTTCAAAAGTTTGTTGGTATAGatgaatcactttttcaaaagcttttatcTCATAAACGACTAAGGCACGCACCAAAAACCACTCCCTTATCGCCATGAAATTTCACACGAATACATTCTGAGTAATAATAGATAACTTATCgcttatcttttctttttatcaaattCAACATTGAACACACAAACTTGTTGAAATCATAAATGTTTcgaaattctatattttttttttttcgtttttaacaaaaatcatgCGAGATAGATCTTTCGGTTATTTAGAAAAACATCGCATATAAAAAgttgactttaaaaaacaagcgATTTCACTTTCGAataatcgattttaaaattgacaacttGTAAATGGAAACCTACCAATTTAGCGCACTTGATGAAAATTGATCCAATAGTTTCCACAGAcaccatttttgaaatttcttaattaataaactttattcaaaactttcaaaatagaACGATATAAGGATCAGTAAtgggaataaaataatttattccaCCTGtcgttggtttttgtttttttttagaatttattgttttcgaaacaaaaaacacaatatttttcttgCTCGTCGGTCGTTatactaaattattttactaatgACTGAATTGAGTCCGCCACAAGATAACAGGTTGTACTGTTTTCGAAGCTTTGGAATCCCAAgcgaaataaaaaagataagataagattacGTTCTGGGCCTCATACTCTATAGGAGGTGTTACCTTATCATTGGGATGTCATATCtcacataataaaaaaatacttgacgaAACTTTTTGAGCACACATCAGAGCACAggtgtattgtttttgttgttgtctgaGCGATAATTGTTGGGGTGCGATAACGTTTGGCGCAAATATtgtgaaaatttataaattttgaaattacaaaaCGAAAAAGCTCTTATCTGAAAGCCGAGTCTTTGGGAATTGATAAAAGAATGTGTGTAGTGTCATcgtttttgtttgaagaaaatttaaagctaTTTCCTTGTGGAAGCACAAATAATAAGTCATCGTTACATTTCTTGGTATTTTTGGATAAGAATCGAGGAGAGTCTTATTCATAATCGTCTTATGGAATATGAGGGAAATGGTTACTAATTGGAACggaattatttgaaaatgattgtGTTTACGatgtcttttttgtttattttgactttTGGGTCAGCAAAAATTATTCTACCTAGTACcattcctgatggattgtttgcaaagctgccagtgCGTCTCTGTACACATCTTCGTCTCGCAAGCTCTAGGGATACTCATTGGCGTACATGACCATTAAACATTACCAGAATGAACACTGGAGGCTATGACTTGTGCTTTCATCAcactttacatttttatttcatggcCGGCTCGTGAGGCCTGCACTTGACTGAGATTGATGCAGCTGGTTTTTCTGAGCGATATCTTGTCTTTCGCTCCTACTTCCTGAAAAGGTAACTCAGATGTCACAGCTCCAACGttcgtcgttagttcacctttcggttatccagcgggcaccactaGGAGGTGATGATACGATTTCGAACCGCCGGAAAATTTAGAAATGGGACTATAATTTTGTACCTCATCTATTTTGCCAGATTTATAAGAAAGCGATAATACCAAAACTTTTCATTCTTGTAAGAAAATTCCAGGAGACAATAATTGATTGAAATCTCTGACGCAAAACTATGGTAATAAAATATTAGGCTTATGACTTAGTTCTTAATAATTAAGTAGTTTTAGTACATCAGCACGATCGACTTTTAAGGCtaaatggttttcaaataataacaaatatatataaaacattaGCTAAATGGCCACCACGGTTACGTTTGCGGCACCATATccatttcaagaattttttgtGACCATTTACGGCTTAATGtctttaaaaacttcaagactcaaattttgtagattttgaataaattgttgaaaattagaATGAACTATAT
It encodes:
- the LOC129941187 gene encoding protein snakeskin, which translates into the protein MVSVETIGSIFIKCAKLVLNLIIIILYRIGDGGEFLGIGGTWNLNEEKSPDCEIVASGVFVGFFIYTAVHLIAYSFGTTKHKRELSDTIMNVVGTFMWIAVGGTALHYWKGYMSDQGFLYVASERQVGIAMGSLCVIEGALYLADTVLAFVHFAKGDSEYQ